In one window of Camelina sativa cultivar DH55 chromosome 15, Cs, whole genome shotgun sequence DNA:
- the LOC104747820 gene encoding CRIB domain-containing protein RIC6-like yields MQLAMSSSKMKSLLKGLRYISQVFESEKEEEIQIGNPTDVKHVAHIGWDGPSANATAPSLMTEFNAGEGFDAGEGGGEDDSSVKCTSEYGGQSRDLPKLPKSTRKTVSEKGSPTKEKSSDKTKRRSSNKGTSSSSRRPKEASEKEDLSSWPRGLPVIPKKSRRKKKSTKETVNGGSSRSTRRSDVDNMSEYMSDTGSVRSMPQFDNRDDF; encoded by the exons ATGCAACTCGCAATGTCAAGCTCCAAGATGAAAAGCCTCTTAAAAGGGCTCCGATACATTTCTCAAGTATTTG aaagtgaaaaagaagaagaaatacaaaTCGGAAATCCAACGGATGTAAAGCATGTTGCACATATCGGTTGGGATGGACCATCCGCTAATGCCACCGCACCAAGTttg ATGACTGAGTTCAACGCTGGCGAGGGATTCGATGCCGGTGAAGGAGGCGGAGAAGACGATTCCTCCGTGAAATGTACGTCGGAATATGGTGGTCAGTCCAGAGATTTACCAAAGCTACCAAAATCTACGAGGAAAACAGTGTCGGAGAAAGGTTCTCCCACAAAGGAAAAATCATCGGACAAAACTAAACGCCGGTCTTCGAACAAAGGCACATCGTCCTCGTCAAGGAGACCAAAGGAAGCGTCTGAGAAAGAAGACCTTTCTTCATGGCCTCGTGGATTACCGGTAATTCCAAAGAAgtcgaggaggaagaagaagtcgaCGAAAGAAACCGTTAACGGAGGTTCATCAAGATCGACAAGAAGATCTGATGTGGACAACATGTCGGAATATATGTCTGATACTGGTTCGGTGAGATCTATGCCTCAATTCGACAATAGAgatgatttttga